A genomic region of Alligator mississippiensis isolate rAllMis1 chromosome 4, rAllMis1, whole genome shotgun sequence contains the following coding sequences:
- the PHOSPHO2 gene encoding pyridoxal phosphate phosphatase PHOSPHO2 isoform X1 encodes MCGRWCFRCLWRGISSLSPLFSPRKRFLLSSFWLQQRSRVSRIDSYQSTMKFLLAFDFDYTVIDENSDTWIVKCAPEERLPIGIKSSYKKGHWTEYMGRVFIYLGDNGVKEAEMKRTMTTIPFTTGMTDLLGFIGMNKELFDCIIISDSNTVFIDWILRAGNFHRVFDEVFTNPATFSDTGYLTVQNFHDHSCAECPKNLCKRKVLEEFVDKQLQQGVNYTQIVYIGDGGNDLCPVKFLKKNDIAMPRQGFTLEKLISQMSQDLRPIECSVLVWSSGIEILSYLKILIKE; translated from the exons ATGTGCGGACGCTGGTGCTTTAGGTGCCTGTGGCGTGGGATAAGTTCACTCTCGCCCTTGTTTTCTCCTCGCAAGCGCTTTCTGCTTTCATCATTTTGGCTCCAACAACGTTCCCGGGTTTCCAG AATAGACTCTTACCAGTCAACTATGAAGTTTCTGTTGGCTTTTGACTTTGACTATACAGTCATAGATGAAAACAGTGACACCTGGATTGTGAAATGTGCTCCTGAGGAAAGGCTGCCTATTGGAATAAAGAGTTCATATAAAAAGGGACATTGGACTGAATACATGGGCAGAGTGTTTATCTATTTGGGAGACAATGGAGTAAAAGAAGCTGAGATGAAAAGAACGATGACAACAATCCCTTTCACTACAGGAATGACAGATCTTCTAGGCTTCATTGGCATGAACAAAGAACTCTTTGATTGCATAATCATTTCTGATTCTAATACAGTATTTATTGACTGGATTTTACGTGCTGGCAACTTTCACAGGGTGTTTGATGAAGTGTTTACAAATCCTGCAACTTTCAGTGACACTGGATATCTTACTGTGCAGAATTTTCATGATCATTCCTGTGCAGAGTGCCCCAAGAACTTATGCAAAAGAAAAGTTTTAGAAGAATTTGTAGATAAGCAGTTACAACAAGGAGTAAACTATACCCAAATTGTATATATAGGTGATGGAGGCAATGACCTGTGTCCAGtaaaatttttaaagaaaaatgatatTGCTATGCCTAGACAAGGATTTACATTAGAGAAGCTGATTTCTCAAATGTCTCAAGATCTCCGTCCCATAGAGTGCTCTGTTTTAGTTTGGTCATCAGGTATTGAAATACTCTCTTATTTGAAAATACTTATAAAGGAATAA
- the PHOSPHO2 gene encoding pyridoxal phosphate phosphatase PHOSPHO2 isoform X2 translates to MKFLLAFDFDYTVIDENSDTWIVKCAPEERLPIGIKSSYKKGHWTEYMGRVFIYLGDNGVKEAEMKRTMTTIPFTTGMTDLLGFIGMNKELFDCIIISDSNTVFIDWILRAGNFHRVFDEVFTNPATFSDTGYLTVQNFHDHSCAECPKNLCKRKVLEEFVDKQLQQGVNYTQIVYIGDGGNDLCPVKFLKKNDIAMPRQGFTLEKLISQMSQDLRPIECSVLVWSSGIEILSYLKILIKE, encoded by the coding sequence ATGAAGTTTCTGTTGGCTTTTGACTTTGACTATACAGTCATAGATGAAAACAGTGACACCTGGATTGTGAAATGTGCTCCTGAGGAAAGGCTGCCTATTGGAATAAAGAGTTCATATAAAAAGGGACATTGGACTGAATACATGGGCAGAGTGTTTATCTATTTGGGAGACAATGGAGTAAAAGAAGCTGAGATGAAAAGAACGATGACAACAATCCCTTTCACTACAGGAATGACAGATCTTCTAGGCTTCATTGGCATGAACAAAGAACTCTTTGATTGCATAATCATTTCTGATTCTAATACAGTATTTATTGACTGGATTTTACGTGCTGGCAACTTTCACAGGGTGTTTGATGAAGTGTTTACAAATCCTGCAACTTTCAGTGACACTGGATATCTTACTGTGCAGAATTTTCATGATCATTCCTGTGCAGAGTGCCCCAAGAACTTATGCAAAAGAAAAGTTTTAGAAGAATTTGTAGATAAGCAGTTACAACAAGGAGTAAACTATACCCAAATTGTATATATAGGTGATGGAGGCAATGACCTGTGTCCAGtaaaatttttaaagaaaaatgatatTGCTATGCCTAGACAAGGATTTACATTAGAGAAGCTGATTTCTCAAATGTCTCAAGATCTCCGTCCCATAGAGTGCTCTGTTTTAGTTTGGTCATCAGGTATTGAAATACTCTCTTATTTGAAAATACTTATAAAGGAATAA
- the CFAP210 gene encoding cilia- and flagella- associated protein 210, giving the protein MDGAAGRRGPGPGPPATMPAAAPGAAELRQVLVLPRAEWDRIRDSVGRADREAAQALAERRERRALHERSRALTEHWPNTVAGLAQKNLEARKLREEREEEEKKQLDLEEAQFQAAMRREAIEAAKIYQYYQTDRVKGLHQALLLTEVLREREAQIEFKKKKTDINKKREEEMEHEREKAILKEQEKAHECHMKRQALCRDQLEQIKEHKHQAELAKLEAKREAKGIQRLTRLYELDVLREKEKKEKEKLEHKRTHLEYIADQHVLKAVKEQKEEEENDKIRAHFKAKQTLAKLRREKEAEMNRLMQERQDNIINCLAAQMKQTFQEEDERVARAVAEKEAAWEEELKEKEEKHTAELKSIAEYRATVMKVKKEKEQEERLEAKKKLQELTEADRIYLEMEKEKKQRQHNENIKTKEFQIQQMAERRAKREQEKQKELDYDAQREIIAIYKEQEFQEYAKQVIESESKIAQNLYPLLKAAKERTARGHGPIYRERGRIRPSYQTKDVSGTQLPSCSSNTAQEIKALPDNDPIQTTKARPGFT; this is encoded by the exons ATGGACGGCGCCGCGGGgcggcgggggccggggccgggcccccCCGCCACCATGCCGGCTGCAGCCCCGGGGGCGGCGGAGCTGCGGCAGGTGTTGGTGCTGCCGCGCGCCGAGTGGGACCGGATCCGGGACAGCGTGGGCCGCGCCGACAGGGAGGCCGCGCAGGCCCTGGCCGAGAGGAGGGAGCGCAGGGCCCTTCACGAGCGGTCCCGGGCCCTCACCGAGCACTGGCCCAACACCGTGGCG GGCCTGGCACAGAAGAACCTTGAAGCCAGAAAGTTGcgtgaagaaagggaagaggaagaaaaaaaacagctggatttggAAGAAGCGCAGTTCCAAGCAGCAATGAGAAGAGAGGCCATTGAAGCAGCAAAAATATATCAGTATTATCAGACTGACAGAGTGAAAGGGTTACAT CAAGCACTTCTACTTACTGAGGTTCTAAGGGAAAGGGAAGCTCAGattgaatttaaaaagaaaaaaacagacattaacaaaaaaagagaagaagaaatggaacatgAGCGTGAGAAAGCAATCCTTAAAGAACAAGAAAAGGCACATGAATGCCACATGAAACGACAGGCACTTTGCAGAGACCAGCTGGAACA AATAAAGGAACATAAACACCAGGCAGAATTAGCTAAGCTTGAGGCAAAAAGAGAAGCTAAAGGAATTCAAAGACTTACCAGGTTATACGAGTTGGATGTtctgagagaaaaggaaaagaaggagaaagaaaaacttGAACACAAGAGGACTCATCTT gagTACATTGCTGACCAACATGTTCTTAAAGCTGTAAAGGAGcaaaaagaagaggaggaaaatgatAAAATTAGAGCTCActtcaaagcaaaacaaactttGGCCAAGTTGAGACGAGAAAAAGAAGCTGAAATGAACAG GCTAATGCAGGAACGTCAGGATAATATTATTAACTGTCTGGCTGCACAGATGAAACAGACATTTCAGGAGGAAGATGAACGTGTTGCTAGAGCTGTTGCAGAGAAAGAAGCTGCGTGGGAAGAAGAActcaaagaaaaagaggaaaaacacaCAGCCGAATTGAAATCAATTGCAGAGTACAGAGCAACTGTC AtgaaagtgaaaaaagaaaaagaacaagaggAGAGATTAGAAGCTAAGAAAAAGCTTCAGGAATTAACAGAAGCAGATCGCATCTATctagaaatggaaaaagaaaagaaacaaagacaaCACAatgaaaacataaaaacaaaagaatTTCAAATCCAGCAAATG GCTGAAAGACGGGCAAAAAGAGAGCAGGAAAAGCAAAAAGAACTGGATTATGATGCTCAGAGAGAAATTATTGCAATTTACAAGGAGCAGGAATTTCAAGAATATGCAAAGCAAGTCATTGAATCAGAATCCAAAATAGCACAAAATCTTTATCCTCTTCTCAAAGCAGCCAAGGAAAGAACTGCCAGGGGCCATGGACCAATTTACAGAGAAAGAGGAAGAATAAGACCTAGTTATCAAACAAAGGATGTCAGTGGAACTCAGCTACCTTCTTGTAGCTCTAACACCGCTCAAGAAATTAAAGCACTACCTGACAATGATCCTATACAAACAACTAAAGCAAGGCCAGGTTTTACATAG